A single Cytobacillus sp. IB215665 DNA region contains:
- a CDS encoding phage tail tape measure protein produces MKSSFSSSVSTVKATAGIAAVGTAAVATSVAFNSMNKAANFESQMTKAGVIAGASSSELKKLSDEALKLGATSSLSASEVSVAMTELGAKGMDTNKIIAAMPGILAAAEASGEDLAMTSDVVTSALNAFELKASDANHVADVMAMSANKTAAGVMDLGYSFKYSAPLAKTVGISLEELAAVTGIMVDKGLSGEQAGTALRMSLSRLADPPKEASTALDKLNISVTDSQGEFKSLAEIAGDWNKATKDLTQTQKVQYATTVFGTEAATGMLNIFSAGPDKINQMTTALVNSEGSAMDAAKAMKDNYGGALEELKGSIESAQIKFSSPILPVFQDLFSGLSAGIDGKSSEIEKAGQKLAAGLSDIFEPFSVQMPVKPEFNANDMRMIDGQSFHSQAMAQYEEDLKKFNKYKDMDFSDKFVYMLDETMGKTESWLSGSGGESMNKIFSQLGEMAAKSWASAFTGAVKSSASNLMEGNVAAAAGTGFAAWMLGGGLMVKGAKGATKWGLDKLSKKGSNKKMVKAQRAVLPTSTPEGSRMSRHKGKQASVKSLVPQGSKKAIAQVPAKGGNALKWLGKSALGVAKKAVLPVALAAEAYNIFKSKDKAKTAVQAGSGIAGGIGGAKAGAALGTALAPGIGSIIGGIVGGLGGYVGGKFFGGKAVDKTRQASQAAPTSSSNAVAALPDTKALEGSFKDIKTNADKVKDNLELLTMWTGQASGWLASLKNIQTAGDRVVEALNNLETRINNIELPKVQSKRVSFND; encoded by the coding sequence ATGAAATCATCTTTTAGTAGTAGTGTTAGTACAGTTAAGGCAACGGCTGGTATTGCTGCGGTTGGTACTGCAGCAGTAGCCACCAGTGTAGCTTTTAATTCTATGAATAAAGCAGCGAACTTTGAATCGCAAATGACAAAGGCTGGCGTTATTGCAGGAGCCTCATCATCTGAGCTTAAAAAATTAAGTGACGAAGCATTAAAACTAGGAGCTACATCAAGCCTTTCTGCCTCTGAGGTATCTGTTGCTATGACAGAGCTCGGGGCAAAAGGTATGGACACAAACAAGATTATAGCAGCCATGCCTGGCATATTGGCGGCTGCCGAAGCAAGTGGCGAAGATTTAGCCATGACTTCAGATGTTGTTACGTCTGCCTTGAACGCTTTTGAGCTGAAAGCTTCAGATGCAAACCACGTAGCTGATGTGATGGCCATGAGCGCAAACAAAACAGCAGCCGGAGTTATGGACCTTGGTTATTCCTTTAAGTATTCTGCGCCTCTAGCTAAAACTGTAGGAATAAGCTTGGAAGAATTAGCAGCCGTTACAGGGATTATGGTTGATAAGGGGCTTTCAGGGGAGCAAGCCGGAACAGCATTACGAATGTCATTATCTCGTTTAGCAGATCCACCTAAAGAAGCTTCAACAGCCTTGGATAAATTAAACATATCGGTAACTGATAGCCAAGGAGAATTTAAGTCCTTAGCTGAAATAGCAGGCGATTGGAATAAGGCTACTAAAGATCTTACTCAAACTCAGAAAGTACAATATGCCACAACGGTTTTCGGTACTGAGGCTGCAACAGGGATGCTGAATATATTCTCTGCAGGCCCTGATAAGATTAATCAGATGACAACGGCACTTGTCAACTCTGAAGGGTCAGCAATGGATGCAGCAAAAGCTATGAAAGATAATTACGGGGGAGCACTTGAAGAATTAAAGGGATCCATTGAATCAGCACAAATTAAATTTTCTTCACCTATTCTTCCTGTATTTCAGGATCTTTTTTCTGGTCTTAGCGCAGGAATTGACGGTAAATCAAGTGAAATTGAAAAAGCTGGTCAAAAGCTTGCTGCAGGGCTAAGTGATATCTTTGAGCCGTTTTCGGTTCAAATGCCTGTTAAGCCTGAGTTTAACGCAAATGATATGAGAATGATTGACGGACAATCATTCCATTCTCAAGCTATGGCCCAATATGAAGAGGACTTGAAGAAATTCAATAAGTACAAGGATATGGATTTCAGTGATAAGTTTGTCTACATGTTGGATGAAACTATGGGGAAAACAGAAAGTTGGCTCTCAGGTTCAGGTGGCGAGAGTATGAATAAGATTTTCTCCCAACTTGGTGAAATGGCTGCAAAATCCTGGGCGAGTGCCTTTACGGGTGCTGTTAAATCATCTGCAAGTAACTTGATGGAAGGAAACGTGGCTGCGGCTGCAGGAACAGGCTTTGCTGCATGGATGCTTGGCGGTGGCTTGATGGTAAAAGGCGCTAAAGGTGCGACTAAATGGGGCTTAGACAAACTCTCCAAAAAAGGCAGTAATAAGAAGATGGTAAAAGCGCAAAGGGCGGTATTACCAACATCAACACCTGAAGGAAGTAGAATGTCACGCCACAAGGGAAAGCAAGCATCTGTGAAAAGTCTTGTGCCTCAAGGAAGTAAAAAAGCAATTGCTCAAGTACCAGCCAAAGGTGGGAATGCTCTCAAATGGTTGGGGAAATCAGCCCTGGGGGTTGCAAAAAAAGCAGTATTACCTGTGGCGCTTGCTGCAGAGGCTTATAACATATTTAAATCTAAAGATAAAGCAAAAACGGCTGTACAGGCAGGGAGTGGAATTGCTGGAGGTATCGGTGGAGCTAAAGCTGGTGCTGCTTTAGGAACTGCACTTGCACCAGGGATAGGATCAATAATAGGTGGAATTGTTGGTGGTTTAGGTGGCTACGTAGGAGGAAAGTTCTTTGGTGGAAAAGCCGTTGATAAAACAAGGCAAGCGAGTCAAGCAGCACCAACATCTTCAAGTAATGCAGTAGCAGCATTGCCCGATACAAAAGCATTAGAGGGTTCATTCAAGGATATTAAAACCAATGCTGATAAAGTGAAAGATAACTTAGAGTTATTAACCATGTGGACAGGTCAAGCAAGTGGGTGGCTGGCTTCTCTTAAAAACATACAAACTGCCGGAGATAGAGTTGTAGAAGCTTTAAACAACTTGGAAACTCGGATCAATAACATTGAATTGCCTAAAGTACAAAGCAAGAGGGTGAGTTTCAATGACTAA
- a CDS encoding tail protein X, with protein sequence MTKTYITVQGDTWDIIAYKQLGSEYSLPILLEANKEHRSTVIFSGGIKLDIPKVDTSIVTERPAWLGEDEEL encoded by the coding sequence ATGACTAAAACCTACATTACGGTACAAGGTGATACCTGGGACATTATTGCATATAAACAATTGGGGAGTGAATATTCACTCCCTATTTTACTGGAGGCAAATAAAGAACATCGTAGCACCGTTATTTTCTCAGGTGGTATTAAATTAGATATTCCTAAAGTAGATACCTCAATTGTTACTGAGAGGCCTGCCTGGTTAGGCGAGGATGAAGAACTATGA
- a CDS encoding phage late control D family protein has translation MNSRRTYLDITYNKHNITEDLSENLIDWTFTDNLSGQIDDISLTLEDTEHKWLGDWFPTKGSLLEGIICKENWKEQVIKTKIGKFELDEIDASGEPSEVVIKALSVPESSSIRGEEKSKAWEKTTLKVVAGDIASQNGLKLYFEANDNPKKDRYEQLSETDLAFLHRLCNDEGLCLKLSNQAIVILDEADYENKDPVATINRRSKESDEIQVKHWSARTTLSGTYKACRVQYSDSSKKKTIKTTFTPPKAPKVGRTLVVKEQVKSVAEGQRLAKKRLREKNKNATLVNLVVTSTKHLDAGVTVTLKEFGKFDGKYIITQSINSQNSVQLALRRCLEGY, from the coding sequence ATGAATAGTAGACGTACTTACTTAGATATCACCTATAACAAGCATAATATCACTGAAGATCTCAGTGAGAATTTAATAGATTGGACATTTACCGACAACTTGAGTGGTCAGATTGATGATATCTCACTTACTTTGGAAGATACCGAGCATAAATGGCTAGGTGATTGGTTCCCCACAAAAGGCTCTCTATTAGAGGGAATCATTTGCAAAGAGAATTGGAAAGAACAGGTTATCAAAACCAAAATAGGTAAGTTTGAACTTGATGAAATAGATGCCAGTGGTGAGCCTTCAGAAGTCGTTATAAAAGCTTTGTCCGTTCCTGAATCTTCTAGCATTAGGGGAGAAGAAAAGTCCAAGGCGTGGGAAAAGACAACCTTAAAAGTGGTTGCTGGTGACATTGCCTCACAAAACGGGCTGAAGCTTTATTTTGAAGCAAACGACAATCCTAAAAAAGATAGATACGAGCAACTTAGCGAAACGGATTTGGCTTTTTTACATCGACTGTGCAACGATGAAGGGCTATGTCTTAAGCTATCTAATCAAGCAATTGTTATCCTCGATGAAGCTGATTATGAGAATAAGGATCCAGTAGCAACCATTAACAGACGAAGTAAGGAAAGTGATGAGATCCAGGTCAAACATTGGTCTGCAAGAACAACATTAAGTGGCACGTACAAGGCTTGCCGTGTTCAATATAGCGATTCTAGTAAAAAGAAAACGATTAAAACAACATTTACACCACCTAAAGCGCCAAAAGTTGGCCGAACATTAGTTGTCAAAGAACAAGTTAAATCAGTTGCTGAAGGTCAAAGGCTTGCTAAGAAAAGGCTCAGAGAAAAAAATAAAAATGCTACTCTAGTAAATTTAGTTGTCACATCTACTAAACATTTAGATGCTGGCGTAACAGTCACTTTAAAAGAGTTTGGGAAGTTTGACGGTAAATACATTATTACTCAATCTATCAACTCGCAGAATAGTGTTCAACTAGCATTAAGACGATGCTTGGAGGGGTATTGA
- a CDS encoding phage baseplate assembly protein V: MEEKTGIVKTIYPDRCTARVAFEDEEDLLSDELQIVVRGSLKNKAYWMPKVGEHVFCSFTKQGKGYILGSIYSEEDKPPVIDEGKRHITFEDGTTVEYDTKTHTLSIQSNGSININAAGNINVTGDVVADGISLKNHTHTETGATTSKPIGGG, from the coding sequence ATGGAAGAAAAAACAGGCATTGTAAAAACAATTTACCCTGATCGATGCACGGCAAGAGTAGCTTTTGAGGATGAAGAGGATCTTCTTTCTGATGAGCTGCAAATTGTTGTACGTGGCTCACTGAAGAATAAAGCTTACTGGATGCCAAAGGTTGGGGAACATGTTTTTTGCAGTTTCACCAAACAGGGCAAAGGCTATATACTAGGCTCTATTTACTCAGAAGAGGATAAACCACCCGTTATAGATGAAGGCAAAAGGCATATAACATTTGAGGATGGAACTACTGTTGAATATGACACAAAAACTCATACACTATCAATTCAATCAAATGGATCAATTAATATTAATGCTGCAGGAAATATAAATGTAACAGGGGATGTTGTTGCTGATGGCATTTCATTAAAGAATCATACCCACACTGAAACAGGTGCTACTACTAGTAAACCAATCGGAGGTGGTTAA
- a CDS encoding phage tail protein: MAKIGTFGEIVFEISPNKTQTFKDFNRTGSARWNDHDIIGHKPKSEFNGPGLEEINFTIILKAEFGINPIKQLEMLREMRDTGKVAPFILGGKPISQNYWSIQKLSESHKVIDNQGNLLNAEVQIDLKEYYIKR; this comes from the coding sequence TTGGCTAAGATTGGCACATTTGGTGAGATAGTTTTTGAAATTTCTCCGAATAAAACACAAACGTTTAAGGACTTTAATAGAACGGGTTCTGCCAGGTGGAATGATCATGACATTATTGGCCATAAACCGAAATCAGAATTTAACGGCCCAGGGCTTGAAGAAATTAACTTTACAATCATATTAAAGGCAGAGTTTGGAATCAACCCTATTAAACAATTAGAAATGCTCAGGGAAATGAGAGACACAGGAAAAGTTGCCCCTTTTATTCTTGGAGGCAAGCCGATTTCTCAAAATTATTGGTCCATTCAAAAGTTAAGTGAGTCACACAAAGTCATTGATAATCAAGGAAATCTACTCAATGCAGAGGTTCAGATAGATTTAAAAGAGTATTACATTAAACGGTAA
- a CDS encoding baseplate J/gp47 family protein: MNRFNLPDVNFLDKSPEEIEKTMLDYIESKTGITLSNADPRRKFVQGLVLYIVQERNNLDYGLKQNLLAYAEDEYLDHHGAGVNTARLDDKAAVTTMEFVLEEERVDNLVISEGTRFLVGEIFFATDETTVVPVGQHSIQMLATCTDKGEKGNGYLPGEITTLVDPIPWTKEVRNVTTSSGGIGIEENDPYAERIRIAPESFSVAGPEGAYEYWAKTTSQEIVDVVVLSPTEGTVDIRVLLKNGELPSLELLDEVLVICSHKKVRPITDSVTTNVPDVINYNADVEYWILQSNASVLSAIQANVEDAYQDYLKWQREKMGRDVDLTELIAKLKEAGAYRVKVNSEMYIPIEKHQVAREDVQSLVFGGLTDE; encoded by the coding sequence ATGAATAGATTTAATTTACCTGACGTTAATTTTTTGGACAAATCGCCTGAAGAAATCGAAAAGACCATGCTTGATTATATTGAAAGTAAAACAGGTATTACCCTTTCTAATGCAGATCCACGTAGAAAGTTTGTACAAGGTCTTGTTCTTTATATAGTCCAGGAACGCAATAACTTGGATTATGGACTGAAGCAAAATCTATTAGCTTATGCTGAAGATGAATACTTGGATCATCATGGAGCTGGGGTGAACACTGCAAGGCTCGATGATAAAGCTGCAGTTACTACAATGGAATTTGTTCTTGAAGAAGAACGTGTGGACAATCTGGTCATTTCAGAGGGCACACGTTTTCTTGTTGGAGAAATATTTTTTGCGACAGATGAAACAACTGTTGTTCCTGTTGGCCAACACTCCATACAAATGCTTGCTACATGCACTGATAAAGGTGAAAAGGGTAATGGATATTTGCCAGGTGAAATAACCACCCTTGTTGATCCTATTCCGTGGACAAAAGAAGTTAGAAACGTAACAACAAGCTCAGGCGGTATAGGAATTGAGGAAAATGATCCATATGCTGAACGAATAAGAATTGCGCCTGAATCGTTTTCAGTTGCTGGCCCTGAAGGTGCTTACGAGTATTGGGCAAAAACGACAAGCCAAGAAATTGTGGATGTAGTTGTATTAAGTCCAACAGAGGGAACCGTTGATATACGTGTACTACTGAAAAATGGCGAACTACCTTCACTGGAGCTTTTGGATGAAGTGTTAGTCATCTGTTCACATAAAAAAGTAAGGCCAATTACAGATTCAGTAACGACTAATGTTCCTGATGTAATTAATTATAATGCAGATGTTGAATATTGGATTCTTCAATCAAACGCATCTGTATTAAGCGCCATTCAAGCTAACGTTGAAGATGCATACCAGGATTACTTGAAATGGCAGCGTGAAAAAATGGGCCGTGACGTTGATTTAACAGAGCTTATTGCCAAGTTAAAAGAGGCTGGAGCTTATCGAGTGAAGGTGAATTCTGAAATGTATATACCAATTGAAAAACATCAAGTGGCAAGGGAAGATGTTCAAAGCCTAGTGTTTGGGGGATTAACGGATGAATAG
- a CDS encoding phage tail protein I codes for MNSIQEYSVVDLLPQSLKVDPFMVALGEAFEQEIKGAYREAESMSIFYDVNKLPENLLDYLAFQKHVDFYENSLPIEQKRQLIQNANMWHRTKGTPWAVEQVVSIVFPNAEVFEWFDYSGDPYYFQIEVEQTNIKSDDIKRLIQMVDATKNKRSWLEGIAVKMPKGQLELTHDTKEIHVPYPICNKFSTASMHGKQLSNSAEMNVAPYDFEIKYPVCGKFNAG; via the coding sequence ATGAATAGTATTCAGGAATATTCAGTTGTTGACCTTCTTCCTCAAAGCCTAAAAGTAGATCCTTTTATGGTTGCTCTTGGTGAAGCTTTTGAGCAGGAGATAAAAGGCGCTTATAGGGAAGCTGAATCAATGTCTATTTTTTATGATGTGAATAAATTGCCTGAAAATCTCCTGGACTATTTAGCATTTCAGAAACATGTTGATTTCTATGAAAATTCGCTACCTATTGAACAAAAGCGCCAACTGATCCAAAACGCTAACATGTGGCATAGAACCAAAGGAACTCCGTGGGCTGTTGAACAAGTAGTATCGATTGTTTTTCCTAACGCTGAAGTATTTGAGTGGTTTGATTATAGTGGAGATCCTTACTACTTTCAGATTGAAGTTGAACAGACAAATATTAAAAGTGACGACATTAAAAGGCTTATTCAAATGGTGGATGCCACAAAAAATAAGCGCTCCTGGTTAGAAGGTATTGCTGTTAAAATGCCAAAAGGACAACTAGAATTAACCCATGATACGAAAGAGATTCATGTTCCTTATCCAATCTGTAATAAATTCAGTACAGCAAGTATGCACGGTAAACAACTTTCAAACAGCGCTGAAATGAATGTTGCTCCCTATGATTTTGAAATTAAATACCCTGTTTGTGGTAAATTTAACGCTGGTTAG
- a CDS encoding XkdX family protein has protein sequence MAFWKLAYSLKWVSIDKLRLVVKTDANPHGEITEDEFKQITNEDFAL, from the coding sequence ATGGCATTTTGGAAACTAGCATACTCTCTTAAGTGGGTTTCAATTGACAAGCTACGCCTTGTTGTCAAGACTGACGCAAACCCACACGGAGAAATCACAGAAGATGAATTTAAGCAAATCACAAATGAAGATTTTGCTTTATAA
- a CDS encoding phage holin family protein has protein sequence MKHNTDTLYTFITGGAFASFAFLVGGVDKLLIAVGIFMILDYVTGIAASIEDKSTSSKTAFKGLLKKASMLSLIIVANQLDIITGNEGSFMRNAMLMFLIGTEGISLLENLAKLGVPFPSNFKAVFEQMRDKNNGGDK, from the coding sequence ATGAAGCACAATACAGATACTTTATATACATTCATCACTGGCGGAGCTTTCGCAAGCTTCGCTTTTTTAGTAGGAGGGGTAGATAAGCTATTAATTGCTGTTGGAATTTTCATGATACTAGATTATGTGACAGGCATAGCTGCAAGTATTGAAGACAAAAGCACATCTTCAAAAACAGCATTTAAAGGATTGCTCAAAAAAGCAAGTATGCTGTCACTTATTATTGTTGCGAATCAATTAGACATTATCACAGGGAATGAAGGTAGCTTCATGAGAAATGCTATGCTGATGTTTTTAATTGGTACTGAAGGTATTTCATTGTTAGAAAACTTAGCAAAGCTTGGTGTACCATTCCCATCAAATTTTAAAGCAGTATTTGAACAAATGAGAGATAAAAACAACGGAGGGGATAAGTAA
- a CDS encoding N-acetylmuramoyl-L-alanine amidase, which translates to MKILLDAGHGFHTPGKRVPDGTMREWQFNSKVCEYAKQFLAEYENVKVLISHDPTGQSDVPLQKRTDIANEWGADVLVSVHANAAGNGWHSGEGVETYVDSSKPKDAYDLAVAVQNQLLRETGRRNRGVKTADYHMLRESNMTAILPECGFMTNKEEAQLLKSDSYRRKCAQAIVNGIVEHYKLKKIVIKPVTEVPSEYAYELANAVEWAKENNISNGERLNEPCTRAQVLLMLYRARE; encoded by the coding sequence ATGAAAATCTTATTAGATGCTGGTCACGGATTTCACACTCCTGGTAAACGTGTTCCTGATGGAACAATGAGAGAGTGGCAATTTAATAGTAAGGTTTGTGAATATGCTAAACAATTCTTAGCGGAATATGAAAATGTAAAAGTTCTTATCTCACATGATCCAACTGGACAGAGTGATGTACCACTTCAAAAACGTACAGATATAGCAAATGAATGGGGAGCTGATGTACTAGTTTCAGTTCACGCTAATGCTGCAGGGAATGGTTGGCATAGTGGTGAAGGCGTTGAAACATATGTTGATTCATCAAAACCAAAGGATGCCTATGATCTTGCTGTAGCAGTTCAAAATCAGTTATTGCGTGAAACTGGCAGAAGAAACAGAGGGGTTAAAACAGCAGATTATCACATGCTACGAGAATCAAACATGACTGCCATCTTACCTGAGTGTGGATTCATGACGAATAAGGAAGAAGCTCAATTGTTAAAGTCCGATTCTTATCGCAGGAAATGTGCTCAAGCTATCGTAAACGGAATTGTGGAACATTATAAACTGAAGAAAATAGTCATTAAGCCTGTAACAGAAGTTCCAAGCGAATATGCTTATGAACTCGCTAACGCAGTGGAATGGGCAAAAGAAAACAACATTTCAAATGGTGAACGATTAAACGAACCATGCACAAGAGCGCAAGTATTATTGATGCTCTACCGTGCTCGAGAATAA
- a CDS encoding YolD-like family protein, producing MKDRGIMKWMPAFIQPEQMKMMKEAQADYYKVEKPVLDEHEIEEINSTILEAMEFTQEVTVTYFENGSFKPCMGYIHFLDQYNKHIRVVDKFEEVHRIKFEDIINVQII from the coding sequence TTGAAAGATAGAGGGATTATGAAATGGATGCCTGCATTTATACAGCCCGAACAAATGAAGATGATGAAAGAAGCACAAGCAGATTATTATAAAGTGGAAAAGCCTGTCTTAGATGAGCATGAAATAGAAGAAATAAACAGCACAATACTTGAAGCTATGGAGTTTACACAAGAAGTGACTGTGACATATTTTGAGAATGGATCTTTTAAGCCTTGCATGGGATATATTCATTTTTTGGATCAATACAATAAGCATATCAGGGTAGTGGATAAATTTGAGGAAGTTCACAGAATTAAATTTGAGGACATAATAAACGTGCAAATAATATAA
- a CDS encoding helix-turn-helix domain-containing protein has translation MDRSHYGRSMVCTTLDKNFEKVICMKYNFNSKEELIEFIQDEILTTPEAVEYLGISKQALNKAVHHGKVTPVKEVPRIKLFLKSDLEARKQEAEELRKKYRPYD, from the coding sequence GTGGATCGGAGTCACTACGGTAGGAGTATGGTTTGTACTACTCTTGATAAAAATTTTGAAAAGGTGATTTGTATGAAATACAACTTTAACAGCAAAGAAGAACTGATTGAATTTATCCAGGACGAAATACTGACCACGCCTGAAGCGGTGGAATATTTAGGGATCTCAAAACAAGCATTAAACAAGGCGGTCCATCATGGAAAAGTAACTCCAGTAAAGGAAGTGCCACGAATCAAATTGTTTTTAAAATCTGACCTGGAGGCTAGAAAACAAGAGGCTGAAGAATTGAGAAAGAAGTACAGACCGTATGATTGA
- a CDS encoding DNA-binding protein — protein sequence MTTNGLTFKNKEELKMFIAEEVINTSEAIEILGCSRQNLNDLVNRGVLTPIKEMVRDKLFFKSDILERKKVVMARKQ from the coding sequence ATGACAACTAATGGACTTACTTTTAAAAACAAAGAAGAATTAAAGATGTTTATAGCTGAAGAGGTAATAAATACGTCTGAAGCAATCGAGATCCTCGGTTGCTCCAGGCAGAATTTAAATGATTTGGTCAATAGAGGTGTACTAACACCAATTAAAGAAATGGTACGTGACAAGCTATTTTTCAAATCAGATATATTAGAAAGAAAGAAAGTTGTTATGGCTAGAAAACAGTGA
- a CDS encoding putative holin-like toxin: protein MTVFEALMLAIAFCGLIISVLSFNKNGKK, encoded by the coding sequence ATGACGGTATTTGAAGCGTTGATGTTGGCAATTGCATTTTGCGGGCTGATCATTTCAGTACTGTCTTTCAATAAAAACGGCAAAAAATAG
- a CDS encoding DUF3967 domain-containing protein, producing MKDYSTKDIANITDIAESTVRKYSQLLEASGYVFNRNASGYRIFTKQDKEIFFELKNASKSDKSVEEIAHDIASKYIAKVDTTKDDVSGNTQPQQGIECDMLADLTKKLDVLTDMSEKQNKLNAELLKKLDQQQKYIDERLNERDKLLMQSLNEATEVRKQIAAATEEKKGFFAKLFGK from the coding sequence ATGAAAGATTATTCAACTAAAGACATAGCCAACATAACCGATATAGCGGAAAGTACGGTTAGAAAATATTCTCAACTCTTAGAAGCTAGTGGATATGTCTTTAATAGAAATGCCAGTGGTTATCGAATCTTCACAAAGCAAGATAAAGAAATATTCTTTGAACTGAAAAACGCATCTAAAAGTGATAAATCAGTAGAGGAAATAGCACATGACATAGCGTCAAAATACATAGCGAAAGTCGATACAACAAAAGATGACGTATCGGGTAATACGCAGCCACAGCAAGGGATTGAGTGCGACATGCTGGCTGATTTAACAAAAAAATTAGACGTATTGACCGATATGAGCGAAAAACAAAATAAACTAAATGCAGAATTGCTAAAAAAACTTGATCAACAGCAGAAATATATTGATGAGCGTTTAAATGAAAGAGATAAATTACTAATGCAGTCATTGAATGAGGCCACTGAAGTACGTAAACAAATCGCTGCTGCTACAGAAGAAAAGAAGGGGTTTTTCGCTAAATTATTTGGTA